TTCCGAATCGGCTCAAAGTCCTCGCTGGAGGTGAATCCCAGCGGGCGGGTCAGCTTCCCGATCTCATCGGCCCCCAGGTTGCTCGTCATGATGACGATCGCGTCCGAGAAGTAGACCTTCTTCCCGCGGCCGTCCGTAAGCCAGCCTTCGTCGAAGACCTGGAGGAAGAGGTTGTGGACGAAGGAGTCGGCCTTCTCGATCTCGTCGAGCAGGACGACGGTGTAGGGGTCGTCCCGGAGCTGGTTCGTCAGGATCCCTCCCCGCTCCGACCCGACGATCCCCCGGGGCATCCCGATCAGCTTGTCCACGGAAAGCGCCCCGTCCCGGTACTCGGACATGTCGACCCGCACCATGTGGCGATCGTCCCCGAACAGGTAGTCGGCGAGAGCCTTCGCCATCTCGGTCTTCCCCACCCCGGTGGGGCCGAGGAAAAGGAGCACCCCGTCCGGGCGGAAGGGGTTTTCCTTGAGCGGCCCCTTGTTCAGCCGCAGCGCCTTCGCGACGGCCCGGATCGCTTCGACCTGCCCCACCAGCCGCCTCGAGATCTTCTCCTCGAGGTCCCGGAACCGCTCGATCACGTCCCGCTTCACCACGTCGACGGGGGTCCGGGTCTCGTCGGAGATCACCTCGAGGATATCCTTCCCCAGGACGACCTTGTCCTCCCCCCGGATCTCCACGCGGACGCAGGCCGTGTCGATCCAGTTGATGATCTTGTCGGGGAGCCGGAGCGACCGGGCGTACCGGTCGGACATGGAGAGGGCGAGCTCGACCGCCTCGTCCCGGATCTCCACACCGTAGTTCGTCTCCAGCCTCGGCTTCAGGCCGAAGAGGATCTCCCGGGTTTCCTCGAGCGTCGGCTCCTCGATCTTGACCACCCGGAACCGGCGGGCCAGCGCCTCGTCCTCCTGGATGACCCCCTTGAATTCGGTGATGGTCGTGGCCCCGATGATCTGGACCTCCCCGCGGGCCAGCGACGACTTGAAGATGTTCGCGGCGTCGGAGGGGACCCCCATCGCGGACCCGGCCCCGATCAGGGTGTGGGCCTCGTCGATGAACAGGATCAGGTTCTTCCGCTCCTTCACCTCGGAGATCACCTTCTCGATCCGGTCCTCGAACATGCCGCGGAAGACGGTCCCGGCGACGACCGTGTTCATCTGGAGGTTCACGATCTGGTGTGCGCGGAGCCGTTCCGGCACCCGGTGCGGCTCGTACTCGAGGCGCATCGCGAGCCCTTCCACCAGGGCGGTCTTCCCCACCCCGGGGTCGCCGATGACCATCACCGAGTTGCTCCGGTCCTTGTGGCAGAGGTACTCGATGGTTCGGTCGATCTCCCGGTCCCGGCCCACGATGGGGGGGATCTTCCCCTCCCGCGCGAGGAGGTTCAGGTTCACCCCGAAGGTCCGAAGGTTCGCCGGGAGCTCGTACCGCTTCCGGAACTCCTCGACCTTCTCCTCGCGGGTCCGCAGCTGAGCGGAAAACCGGGACAGGGCCACCGAGGGATCGACCCCGTAGCTCTTCAGGATCCTCGCGGGGATCGAATGGACCTCGTGGAAGATCCCGAGGAAGAGGTCGGACGCGTCGATCTGGGGACGGCGGTTCCTCTGGGCGGTCTCCCAGGCCACCCGGAACACCTGTTTGGTGGCCGGCGGGACCTTCAGCCCCACGCCGAGATACTGCCGGGAGATGTTCAGGTGCTCGTTCACCGAGTAGAGGACCGCCTCGACGTTCAGGCCGACCGAGCCCATCAGGTCCCGGAAGAGCGACTTCTCCTGTTCGGCGAAGGCGATGAAGAGATGCTCCAGGCCGAGGTAATAGTGATGCCGCCGCTGGGACTCCTCGATCGAGGAATTCAGCATCCGGTGCCCCGACTCGGACAGCTTCTCCCGGTAGAACGAGATCTCCATCATGGGATCCGGCACTCTCCTCTCTGCCGCGCTGCTGCCTCCCTCACGCCGCGGCCCTCCTCATCCCGCGCAGGCGCTCGATCCGCTTCTCGACCGGCGGGTGGGTGCTGAACAGGGAGAGCACCCCTCCCCCCGAAAGCGGGCTCAGGATGAACATGTGCGCGGTCGCAGCGGAGGCCTCGAGGGGAACCCGCTTCGAGGCGAAGGAGATCTTCTCCAGTGCGCTCGCCAGCGACTCGGGCTTCCCGCAGTATCGGGCCCCCTTCTCGTCGGCCAGGTACTCCCGCGAGCGGGAAACCGCCATCTGGACGAGCATCGCTCCGAGAGGGGCGATGATCGCCATCGCCAGCAGCCCGAATCCTCCCCCGCCGCCTTCCCGGTCCCGGCCGCCGCCCCCCCCGAAGATGGCCGCGAACTGTGCGAACCGGGCCAGCATCATCACCGCCCCGGCCAGGGTGGCCGCCACCGTCCCGATCAGGATGTCCCGGTTCTTCACGTGGGCGATCTCGTGCGCCAGGACCCCCTCCAGCTCGTCCCGGGAGAGGATCCGCAGGATGCCGCGCGTCACCGCCACCGCCGCGTGCGCCGGGTTCCGCCCCGTCGCGAAGGCGTTCGGCGAATCGCTCGGGATCAGGTAAACCTTCGGCATCGGGATCGAGGCGGCCGTCGCGAGACGGGCCACGGCCGCGTACAGCTCCGGCGCCTCCGCCTCGGAAACCTCCTGCGCCTTGTACATCCGGAGGACGATCTTGTCGGAGAACCAGTAGGCCCCGACGTTCATCAGCAGGGCGAAGCCGAAGGCCATCACCATGCCGTTCTGACCTCCCACCGCGTCTCCCACCAGCAGGAAAAGACCCGTCAAGAGCGCCAGCAACAGCCCTGTTTTCAGCGTATTTCCCATCGTCGCCCTCTCGTCCTCACACCGTTATGGATTCCATTATATCCGAATCAGTTCCACCCGCTTCTCAAATTCGGGTCCTCGAACTCCCGGATCCGCTCCACCAGCTCCAGAAATTCCCTGGAACGGACCCCGGGGACGGCCACCTGGAGGATCACATACTGGTCCCCCCGCGCCGAAGACCCCGGATCGGGGAGCCCCCGCCCCTTGAGGCGGAGCTTTTTCCCGCTCGAAGTCCCCGGCGGCACCGTCACGGAGACCGGGCCGTCGATCGTCGGGACGGAGATCTTCGCCCCCTGGACCGCCTCCGAGTACTGGACCGGGAGGTCGAGGGTGACATCCTGCCCTTCCCGCCGGAAAAGGGGGTGGGGGATCATCCGCAGGAGGATGAGCAGGTCGCCGCTTTTCCCGGATCCTTCCCGCCCCTCTCCCTTCCCGGCGACGCGGATCCGGGATCCCTCCTTCGCCCCCGCCGGAATCTTCACCTGGATCCGCTCCTCGGACTCGGTCCGCCCCGAACCGCCGCAGGCCTGGCACCGGCTCCTGCCCGCCCGCCCGGTCCCCCGGCAGGCGCGACAGGACTTCGGCCGCCGGTAGAGGATCTCCCGGACGGTCCCCCTCGCCATGTCGAGGAAATCCACCGAAAGCTCCAGGGTCAGGTCGCTGCCGCGGTCGAACCCGGACCTCGCGCCGCTCCCCCGCAAGAGGTCTCCGAACATCTCCTCGAGATCGCCGGGGTCGCCCCAGGAGACCCGCGCGCCGGATCCCGGCCCCCCCGCCGCCGTCCAATGGTAGGGCCCTTCTCCGAACCCCCCGGTGAAGACCCCTTTGCGGATGGCGTCGTATTCCTCGCGCTTCTTCGGATCGCTCAGGACTTCGTGGGCCTCGTTGATCTCCTTGAACTTCGCCTCGGCCCCCTTGTCCCCGGGATTCACGTCGGGATGATGCTTCCTCGCCAGCCGCCGGAACGCCTTCCGGACCTCGTCGGCGGACGCCCCCTCCGAAAGCCCGAGCGTCTCGTAATGGTTCTTCTTCGTGTTCATTTCCTATGCGTCGATCCCTCCCCGGGAACGCCGCGGGGGCCGTTTCCGCCGGCCCCCCGGTCGATTGCCTCACGGATCCCGGACGGATCCCGTCCGCGTCAGGTCACATCCACCTTGACCTGCTTCGGCTTCGTCTTCTCCTTCTTCGGCAGCTCCACCTCCAGGACGCCGTCCTTGAACTTCGCCTTGACCTTGTCCTGGTCCACCGACACGGGGAGCGAGAAGGACCTGAGGAAGCTCCCGTAGGCGCGCTCGATCCGGTGGTAGCTCTCCTCCTTGACGTCCCGCTCGAGCTTCCGTTCTCCCCGAAGGGTCAGGATCCCGTCCTTCACCTCGACGGAGATCTGATCCTTCTCCACGCCGGGGAGCTCCGCCTTGACCACGACGAAGTCGTTCTTCTCGTAGATATCCACCGCGGGAGTCCACATCCCCGTCCGCATCCCCTCGTCCCGCCCCCGCGAGCGGGAGAGCGCATCCTCGAAGATCTGGTTCATCCTGTCCTGGATGCCCGTAAGATCCCGGAACGGGTCCAGCCAGCGTACGATCGCCATGCCTTCCCTCCTTTCCTCCGGCACCCTGCGATCGGGGCCGGATCGGGTATCGCTTCTTCGCGGCCTCTTCAGAGCACCGCGATCTGCTTCGGTTTCGTCTCTTCCCGCTTCTCCAAACGGATCGCAAGCACGCCGTCCTTCATCGAGGCCTGGACCTTTTCCGGGTCCACGCCGGGCGGAACCGTAAACGAACGGTGGAACGTTCCGTAGGCGCGCTCCACCCGGTGGTAGCTCTCCTCCTTGACGTCCCGCTCGGATTTCCGCTCGCCCCGCAGGGTCAGGACTCCGTCCTTGACCTCCACGGAAACCTGGTCCTTCTCCACGCCGGGGAGCTCCGCCGTCACGACGATGGCATCGTCGGACTCGTAGATGTCGACCGCCGGCTCCCAGCTGCCGGCCCACGTCTCCTCCCGGGAGCGGGAGGGCGCGAACGCTTCCTCGAACAGCCGGTTCATCCTCTCGTGAATCGATTCCAGTTCCCCGAACGGGTCTCTCCAACGTACGATCTCCATGGTGCTTTCTCCTTTCTTCCGGCGATTCCAGAAGCCGGGTTCCTCCTTCGACAATACCTTACTTTTTCGCGGGGTCCTCGTACTCGGCGTCGATCACCTCTCCCGGCTGCTCCTTTGTCTCCCCGTCCCCGCCGGGGGGAGGGGAGGTCTGTTCCTGCGAGGCGGCCTGCCTGTACATGTGCTCGGCCAGCCCATG
The Deltaproteobacteria bacterium GWC2_65_14 genome window above contains:
- a CDS encoding protease HtpX, which produces MGNTLKTGLLLALLTGLFLLVGDAVGGQNGMVMAFGFALLMNVGAYWFSDKIVLRMYKAQEVSEAEAPELYAAVARLATAASIPMPKVYLIPSDSPNAFATGRNPAHAAVAVTRGILRILSRDELEGVLAHEIAHVKNRDILIGTVAATLAGAVMMLARFAQFAAIFGGGGGRDREGGGGGFGLLAMAIIAPLGAMLVQMAVSRSREYLADEKGARYCGKPESLASALEKISFASKRVPLEASAATAHMFILSPLSGGGVLSLFSTHPPVEKRIERLRGMRRAAA
- a CDS encoding molecular chaperone codes for the protein MAIVRWLDPFRDLTGIQDRMNQIFEDALSRSRGRDEGMRTGMWTPAVDIYEKNDFVVVKAELPGVEKDQISVEVKDGILTLRGERKLERDVKEESYHRIERAYGSFLRSFSLPVSVDQDKVKAKFKDGVLEVELPKKEKTKPKQVKVDVT